One Marinibacterium anthonyi genomic region harbors:
- the viuB_1 gene encoding Vibriobactin utilization protein ViuB, producing the protein MYQITSRIDFPEIDSHFTPLLDALAAHQLPVFRDGPRAARAGAGREIDLRAGDDRLDVTIRTADEATLNWMRYAITALIDFNARAVSPVVEWHGDTLGETLPPQLQVFRVCGTEDIAPRMRRIWFSGADVTRYDTMAQIHSRLLFGRGRGMPAQWPFMTDDGRIRWPEGADTLDTRVYTVRHVDVAAGRLAVDFFLGAHDGPATAWARGARVGDGVGFIGPAAHGLIPAGVHVFAGDETGLPGIARCLEHLGPKARGVALIEVDGPGDVQPLAVPEGVTLHWLYRAGAAPGTTPILAEALARVSWPQDLGDCAFWCGAEYAAFRAMRRMVRDLGLPRDRIVAFAHWRRGMSEPDIAAAGSASIRD; encoded by the coding sequence ATGTACCAGATCACCAGCCGGATCGATTTCCCCGAAATCGACAGCCATTTCACCCCGCTTCTCGACGCCCTGGCCGCCCATCAGCTGCCGGTTTTCCGTGACGGCCCCCGCGCCGCCCGCGCCGGAGCGGGGCGCGAAATCGACCTGCGCGCCGGCGATGACCGGCTGGACGTGACCATCCGCACCGCCGACGAGGCAACGCTGAACTGGATGCGTTACGCCATCACCGCGCTGATCGATTTCAATGCGCGGGCGGTTTCGCCGGTGGTCGAATGGCACGGCGATACACTGGGCGAGACCCTGCCGCCGCAATTGCAGGTCTTCCGGGTCTGCGGCACCGAGGACATCGCGCCCCGGATGCGCCGGATCTGGTTTTCCGGGGCCGACGTGACGCGCTATGACACGATGGCGCAGATCCACAGCCGGCTGCTGTTCGGGCGTGGCCGGGGGATGCCGGCACAATGGCCCTTCATGACGGACGATGGCCGGATCCGCTGGCCCGAAGGGGCCGATACGCTGGACACGCGGGTCTATACGGTGCGCCACGTGGACGTGGCGGCGGGGCGGCTGGCGGTGGATTTCTTTCTGGGCGCCCATGACGGTCCGGCAACGGCATGGGCGCGCGGGGCGCGGGTGGGCGACGGCGTTGGCTTTATCGGGCCGGCGGCGCATGGGCTGATACCGGCGGGGGTCCACGTCTTTGCCGGGGACGAGACCGGCCTGCCGGGGATCGCGCGCTGTCTTGAACACCTGGGCCCGAAGGCGCGCGGCGTCGCCCTGATCGAGGTCGACGGTCCCGGGGACGTCCAGCCGCTGGCGGTGCCGGAAGGGGTGACGCTGCACTGGCTCTACCGGGCGGGGGCGGCGCCGGGGACCACGCCGATCCTGGCCGAGGCGCTGGCGCGGGTATCCTGGCCGCAGGACCTTGGGGATTGCGCGTTCTGGTGTGGCGCCGAATACGCCGCCTTCCGGGCGATGCGCCGGATGGTGCGGGACCTTGGCCTGCCGCGCGACCGGATCGTGGCCTTCGCCCATTGGCGCCGGGGCATGTCCGAGCCCGACATCGCGGCGGCGGGCAGCGCGTCCATTCGGGATTAG
- a CDS encoding ferrichrome/ferrioxamine B periplasmic transporter, with amino-acid sequence MVNRRQFLAGAAALVAPSLARADAIRAVDVLGNVIALDGPARRIVLLDATDAVSMAALVPDPLDRIAGWASLGRLDLGDNPLKSAAVPEVGKLAPDTLSAEAILGLKPDLVVASAYMLPPGVPSPLLSLLQAAGIPVAWTSGHDGALPPEQSLDRSMAFWGAVLGQGARASRITDFGLSRFAAVRACSGGERPRTYMEIMSTYDDCCWAAGQAFWGPLFDMAGGALLAGSDGWGGKLSDEGLVALQPQVYVATGGSYAPQLQPAIGPGLDPAEGRAGLARLAARSALKGSPAVRAGRVHGIWSGLITAPILVPVLAECLGRWLHPEGCAALDPAATLSTLNSCLSHPIKGPLWLSLDED; translated from the coding sequence ATGGTCAACCGGAGGCAGTTTCTTGCGGGGGCGGCGGCGCTTGTGGCGCCGTCGCTGGCGCGGGCGGATGCGATCCGGGCGGTCGATGTGCTGGGCAACGTGATCGCGCTGGACGGCCCGGCGCGGCGGATCGTGCTGCTGGATGCCACCGATGCGGTGTCGATGGCGGCGCTGGTGCCCGATCCGCTGGACCGGATCGCGGGCTGGGCCAGCCTTGGGCGGCTGGACCTGGGGGACAATCCGCTGAAATCCGCGGCCGTGCCGGAGGTCGGCAAGCTGGCGCCCGACACGCTGTCGGCCGAGGCGATCCTGGGGCTGAAGCCCGACCTGGTGGTGGCCAGCGCCTACATGCTGCCGCCGGGCGTGCCGTCGCCGTTGCTGAGCCTTCTTCAGGCGGCGGGCATCCCGGTGGCCTGGACCAGCGGCCATGACGGCGCGCTGCCGCCCGAACAGTCGCTGGACCGGTCGATGGCCTTCTGGGGCGCGGTGCTGGGGCAGGGCGCGCGGGCGTCGCGGATCACCGATTTCGGCCTGTCCCGCTTTGCCGCCGTGCGCGCCTGTTCCGGGGGCGAAAGGCCGCGCACCTACATGGAAATCATGTCGACCTACGACGATTGCTGCTGGGCTGCAGGCCAGGCGTTCTGGGGTCCCTTGTTCGACATGGCGGGCGGCGCGCTGCTGGCCGGATCGGACGGGTGGGGCGGCAAGCTGTCGGACGAAGGGCTGGTGGCGCTGCAGCCGCAGGTCTACGTGGCCACCGGCGGCAGCTATGCGCCGCAATTGCAGCCCGCGATCGGCCCCGGCCTGGATCCGGCCGAAGGTCGGGCCGGGCTGGCAAGGCTGGCGGCGCGGTCGGCGCTGAAGGGGTCGCCGGCGGTGCGGGCGGGCCGCGTGCACGGCATCTGGTCGGGGCTGATCACCGCGCCGATCCTGGTGCCCGTGCTGGCCGAATGCCTTGGCCGCTGGCTGCATCCCGAAGGCTGCGCCGCGCTGGATCCCGCGGCGACGCTGTCGACGTTGAATTCCTGCCTGTCTCACCCGATCAAAGGCCCGTTGTGGCTGTCGCTAGATGAAGATTGA